CGATGACCACGTCGGCGGGCCAGCGCCGCGCCTGGGCGAAGGTGTGCGCCAGGAGCGAGGCGTCCAGCAGGATTTTCGCCGGGCGCGGGCCGATTTGCGGCCCTCGCATGCCGGGCCAGCCCCGCGCGCGAGAGGTCCGAATGCCGGGCACGTCGCGGCCTGTGGGGTAGGTCAACAGCCGGACTTCGTGCCCACGCTCTTGCAGGGCCGCGATCTGCTGCAGTATGCGCACATGGCAGCCATAGTCGGCGAAGAACGACGTGGGCGCCACGGCCAGGATGCGCAGGACACGCGACCGGTCTGCCATATTCCGCTACCCTCTGCCCAGGCGCGATGATCGGGCGCTGTTCGGTTGCGGCGGGAGTTGCAGCCGGATCAACTCAGGTGCGCCCCTCTTTTGCCGTCCTCTCTCGCCACAGGCGCAGGCGGAATCGGAACAGTTCGCGGAACGCGCGGGTGATGACGCTCAACTTCGCGCCCGTCGGGCTTCCGGCCAGTCGGGGCAGGTGGCTCACGGGCACCTCGGCGATGCGGTAGCCCGCGCGTTTTGCGCGCACCAGAAACTCTATGCTGAAGGTCGCGCCGCGCGAGTCCACGCGGATGTGGTCCAGGATTTCGCGGCGAAACAACTTGAAGGCGCAGTCAATGTCGCGCGCGGTGTAGCCGAACAGGATGGTGCACAGCGCGAACCAGCCGAAGGCGAAGACCTTGCGCAGGAAGGGGTCTGCCCGCGGCGCCCGATAGCCCGCGATGATGTCGGCCTTGTCCGTGAGGGGCAACAACTTGTGAAGTTCCTCTACCTTGAACTGGCGGTCGGCGTCGGTGTAGAAGACCCATTCCTTCGTTGCGCTGGTGAAGCCTGTATGCACCGCTGCACCGAACCCCTGGTTGACCGGATGGCGGACCAGGCGGACCTTCGGGTACTGCGCCTGCAACTCCAACACGCGCTCCGCGGTCCTGTCCTTGCTGCCGTCGTCCACGATGATGATCTCGTAGTCGTCGGTGATGGAAGCCAGGACCGGATCCAGCGCCTGCACCATGGGGCCGACGTTTTCCTCTTCGTTGTAGGCCGGCATCGCCGCCGAGATGCTGATCACGGTCGTACCTCCTCCAAATTCGCGGCGTGAGTCGCTGCAAGCCGCGATTTCTGCGCGTGGGACATGCGCCGCAAGGTCGCCTCTCGCTTCAGCGCGGACGATGGGTCGGCGGCGTGTTCCCAATACACCAGCCGCACGGGGCGGCGCGCCCGTGTGTACCGCGCGCCGGTCCCCGCGTTGTGCGCCGCAACCCGCGCGTCTAGATCCACCGTCCAGCCGGTGTAGTAGGTGCCATCGGCGCATTCCACGATGTACACGAAAGCCATATCAGCGCGTTGTGGGGCCTTTCTT
The window above is part of the Chloroflexota bacterium genome. Proteins encoded here:
- a CDS encoding GIY-YIG nuclease family protein is translated as MAFVYIVECADGTYYTGWTVDLDARVAAHNAGTGARYTRARRPVRLVYWEHAADPSSALKREATLRRMSHAQKSRLAATHAANLEEVRP
- a CDS encoding glycosyltransferase family 2 protein, translating into MPAYNEEENVGPMVQALDPVLASITDDYEIIIVDDGSKDRTAERVLELQAQYPKVRLVRHPVNQGFGAAVHTGFTSATKEWVFYTDADRQFKVEELHKLLPLTDKADIIAGYRAPRADPFLRKVFAFGWFALCTILFGYTARDIDCAFKLFRREILDHIRVDSRGATFSIEFLVRAKRAGYRIAEVPVSHLPRLAGSPTGAKLSVITRAFRELFRFRLRLWRERTAKEGRT